The stretch of DNA AGTTAATGTTTAAGTTTTCTTTCCTTACTGTAgtgcatcaaaattcaacttgtGGTGCTGCTGAAAATTTTGGAACTGCTGCAAAACCTAATGGCATAATGCATGAACCTGTACGTGCTGATAGACCCAATGCATTCAGTGACAACAGCTCATCTGTTCTCTCTTGCATACAAACAGCAGTTGTATTCCTTCTCAAAGCAGAAAAATTGATGTTCTTCCTAATATGTTTTTGGGTTAGCCCTCTAACATGGGGTTGAGACAAATAATAGATGGGAGGATTATTAAGAAAGAACCTGTCTATGGTGGGAATTCTCCGTTTGCCTTTGGTCCTCACGGCAGTTACTTGGAGTCACGTTCTGCAATGGGTGATGCATCTGTTTCGTCATTTAGTAGTGTGGAGTCTAACACACAACCTCTTAATGAACCTTTTCTAGATGCTGACACTACTtcatttggatttcttggggagatgCCTCAAAATTTTGGTTTCTCAGACTTAACTGCTGATTTCACTAATAGTTCTGGTACGTGTCTTCCTCTTCCCAGTTAATTTCACGGCATCTCTGGATTCTCTGCTTTTCTGCTTTTAAAGTTTTAGGTATTAAAATGAGCTGGTATGATGCTAATCAGGCATAATTTATATCCGTTTTGACCCGACATCAAATATACGATTATCAGATATGACATATGATGATTGTTACTAGTACTGCTCTCTCTTTGATTTTGCTTTTTAGCAGGTTTTTTAAATGTTTGTGAGTGAACTTTTGATGTAATTAGTTGTTGTTAGGATTTTTAATGTCTCATTAGTTATCATCAGTTTCATTTTTTACTCTTGTGTACtgatttttatatgaataaaGAGTGTTCCTCTCTTTCTTGATTATGATGTGCagaaaaaagtttatttttttgtgtgtgtgatgAACAAATGGatggattattttgttttcacACCAAGtgaaattttgatatatataattatttttgagatgGAGTGTGAGCTTTGAAAATGTAATTATCTTTGATAAGAAGCCTAAATTTCCAAAATATTGTTCTTTCTAGCAAGGAACGATTTACTTTGATATAGAATTTTGATTTATTCGGAAttaattaagttttaattattatttttttcgttgattattttttctttacatgcatgttaagaaattataaataaaaatgtgattttatTAATTCACTTCTTAAAAGAACTTTTTGGGGAATTTTATAAATAAGTATCTAGTAATAATTTAGAGAAGAATTAATTAAAaggataataaagaaaaaatttaattaatattaatttttttaatatatcgaTCATTTAATATGAGAGGAAGGAAGTATATTTTCAAGAGTCTTGGCTTTTAATATGTTTGGCAATTAGTTTGTGTTCTACattgtttttcatttattgtatttttccTAAAGAACTTAATTCTACTTGATTTCTCCAATGACaccatttttttgttttctttttctctttttcctggAATGTATTTTATATCTAAAAAGTAAGGGTAAagttgcattcattttattatttttaaacgttacttatgaaattatactgaatatattatttttgttcgttttctttttaatttctccaacgacaccatttttttgttttctttttctcttttttcttggaATGTCTATCGAAAGGTAAAAATTTATACGCACCCCGTGTatacatcaaattaattttatttaccatagttatgtaattaaattaaataaaatacatattgattaatcgtggttaagtaacatgaactttaaattcgAACAAATGACATGCATGTATTGACTTGGTGTATACACCGGGTGCGTGTAAGTTTTAGCCCGATCGAAAAAGGTCTTTCTATCTCTAAATGGTAAGGGTAAAGCTGgatactttttattcttttcaaacatCACTTATAAAATCATACTGAATATGTTG from Capsicum annuum cultivar UCD-10X-F1 unplaced genomic scaffold, UCD10Xv1.1 ctg74230, whole genome shotgun sequence encodes:
- the LOC124894458 gene encoding uncharacterized protein LOC124894458 — encoded protein: RLHYFRLLLLLQKVALFQIVASVTEDCTVLESCNSSMKVHTVSVNQFYPPDPLQVKNILYSCSVRFQLHQNSTCGAAENFGTAAKPNGIMHEPVRADRPNAFSDNSSSVLSCIQTAVPSNMGLRQIIDGRIIKKEPVYGGNSPFAFGPHGSYLESRSAMGDASVSSFSSVESNTQPLNEPFLDADTTSFGFLGEMPQNFGFSDLTADFTNSSGIKMSWYDANQA